One window of Paenibacillus sp. FSL K6-3182 genomic DNA carries:
- the uxaC gene encoding glucuronate isomerase translates to MRPFMDDHFLLSNETAIKLYHDFAKDMPIIDYHCHLSPQQIFENKSFENITEAWLYGDHYKWRAMRANGVEERFVTGGEGVTDYERFEAWAKTVPQTIGNPLYQWSHLELRRYFGIYELINEKNAPSIWEQVNAKLATGQFKARDLVNMSKVEVICTTDDPVDSLEYHIAIKALDDFNVQVLPSFRPDKALEINRPTFLEWVGKLEEAAATTIDSYDALLDALEARVKFFAEVGCKVSDHALDYVAYAETTKADAAAIFAKALNKETVSLEEEKQYKTFTLLFLGRLYAERGWAMQFHINAARNNSSRMFGKLGPDTGFDSINDSDVAYPLTRLLDALDMDDALPKTIVYSLNAKDNDVLGSIIGSFQGGGVPGKIQLGSAWWFNDTKNGMLDQMNTHANQGLLSRFVGMLTDSRSFLSYTRHEYFRRLLCNLLGEWVENGEAPEDMELLGQMVQNISYRNAKAYFGF, encoded by the coding sequence ATGAGGCCATTTATGGACGATCATTTTTTGTTGTCAAACGAAACGGCGATTAAGCTGTATCATGATTTTGCAAAGGACATGCCGATCATTGATTACCATTGCCATTTGAGTCCGCAGCAAATTTTTGAGAATAAAAGCTTTGAGAACATTACGGAGGCATGGCTGTACGGTGACCACTACAAGTGGCGGGCAATGCGTGCGAATGGAGTAGAGGAGCGTTTTGTAACAGGCGGCGAGGGAGTAACCGATTACGAGCGCTTTGAAGCATGGGCCAAAACAGTTCCACAAACGATCGGCAATCCGCTGTACCAATGGTCGCATTTGGAGCTTCGTCGTTATTTTGGCATTTATGAGCTTATTAATGAGAAAAATGCGCCGTCCATATGGGAACAGGTTAACGCGAAGCTCGCGACAGGCCAATTTAAAGCGCGTGATTTGGTCAACATGTCCAAGGTTGAGGTCATCTGCACGACAGATGATCCTGTTGATTCGCTGGAGTATCATATCGCGATCAAAGCTTTAGATGATTTTAACGTACAGGTGCTGCCTTCCTTCAGGCCTGACAAAGCGCTGGAAATCAATCGTCCTACTTTTCTAGAATGGGTTGGCAAGCTTGAAGAGGCGGCTGCAACGACGATCGACAGCTATGACGCGCTGCTTGATGCGCTTGAGGCAAGAGTAAAGTTTTTCGCTGAGGTGGGCTGCAAAGTATCTGACCATGCGCTGGACTACGTTGCGTATGCAGAGACAACGAAGGCTGATGCTGCCGCTATTTTTGCCAAAGCTTTGAACAAGGAAACGGTCTCCCTAGAAGAAGAGAAGCAATACAAAACGTTCACGCTGCTCTTCTTGGGACGTTTGTATGCCGAGCGCGGCTGGGCGATGCAGTTCCATATCAATGCGGCTAGAAACAACAGCTCGCGCATGTTTGGCAAGCTCGGACCGGATACGGGTTTTGATTCGATCAATGATAGCGACGTAGCTTACCCGCTAACGAGGCTGCTTGATGCGCTGGATATGGACGACGCGCTTCCGAAAACAATCGTGTATTCGCTAAATGCCAAGGACAATGATGTACTGGGATCCATTATTGGAAGCTTCCAAGGGGGCGGGGTGCCTGGGAAAATTCAACTTGGCTCTGCATGGTGGTTCAACGATACAAAAAATGGTATGCTTGATCAAATGAATACGCATGCCAATCAAGGACTGCTTAGCCGCTTTGTTGGCATGCTGACCGATTCTCGCAGCTTCCTCTCGTACACCAGACATGAATATTTCCGGCGTTTGCTCTGCAATTTGCTAGGTGAATGGGTCGAGAATGGCGAGGCGCCGGAAGATATGGAGCTGCTGGGGCAAATGGTTCAAAATATTTCTTATCGCAACGCTAAAGCTTACTTCGGCTTCTAG
- a CDS encoding AraC family transcriptional regulator, with amino-acid sequence MIAASEHIYFAAPPLPYYLESGVTNHERGDQHPSRKQLGVFDLLIVERGCLFIGEDERKWQLTDGQTLLLLPDRYHYSVKPSEEKTRFYWVHFQAVGEWQQTELDHSGINQEEHYNRFLTSPYSLHLQKAWTLPYPEQAFRLMRTLNKAGGERQSSAFWTQQQTFEELLRMMDLRQNDSYTSPIVTLAEKAEAYIKNNYRFEISSKTMAEALNFHYNYITRCMKQVYGMTPIDYLSKYRLEQAKLLLLKTEWPIAEIAQYVGFENVPYFSNCFTQQIGLPPTKFRKQYTT; translated from the coding sequence ATGATAGCAGCATCAGAGCATATTTATTTTGCAGCCCCTCCGCTTCCCTATTACTTAGAGAGCGGCGTTACGAATCACGAACGGGGCGATCAGCATCCGAGCCGGAAGCAGCTAGGCGTATTTGATCTTCTTATCGTAGAACGTGGCTGCTTATTTATAGGCGAGGATGAGCGGAAATGGCAATTAACAGACGGGCAAACCTTGCTTCTGCTGCCTGACCGCTATCACTATTCCGTAAAACCTTCCGAGGAAAAAACACGCTTTTACTGGGTTCATTTTCAAGCGGTGGGGGAATGGCAGCAAACGGAGCTCGATCACTCAGGCATTAACCAAGAAGAGCATTACAATCGTTTCTTAACTTCTCCTTACTCCCTTCACCTGCAGAAAGCATGGACGCTCCCCTATCCAGAGCAAGCGTTTCGCTTAATGCGTACGCTGAACAAAGCTGGAGGAGAGCGTCAGTCGAGTGCATTCTGGACGCAGCAGCAGACATTCGAGGAGCTGCTGCGCATGATGGATCTGCGGCAAAATGACAGCTATACAAGCCCCATTGTCACTCTAGCTGAGAAAGCAGAGGCTTATATAAAAAATAATTATCGATTTGAAATTTCAAGCAAAACGATGGCTGAAGCTCTCAATTTTCACTATAACTACATTACCCGCTGCATGAAGCAGGTGTATGGCATGACACCTATCGACTATTTATCCAAATATCGGCTTGAGCAAGCCAAGCTGCTGCTGCTCAAAACAGAATGGCCGATCGCAGAAATCGCGCAATATGTTGGATTTGAAAATGTTCCATACTTCTCCAATTGCTTTACGCAGCAAATCGGGCTGCCGCCTACGAAATTTCGCAAGCAATATACGACGTAA
- a CDS encoding Gfo/Idh/MocA family oxidoreductase, producing MAKKRYVLVGSGGRAEFFYGALATDFRETSQLLAFCDINQTRMDYANRILVDKYNHEAVKTYKSNEFEQMIEQEKPDAVIVTSMDRTHHTYIIRALELGCDVVTEKPMTVDEKKCQQILDAVERTGRNVRVTFNYRYAPHHTKARELIANGTIGKVTSVHFEWLLNTQHGADYFRRWHRNKQNSGGLLVHKSTHHFDLVNFWIGSQPESVFAFGDLLFYGRENAEQRGETQFYERATGNPLAENDPFALHLDKNDHLKAMYLDAEHEDGYRRDQSVFGDGINIEDTMGVLVRYKNNAILTYSLNAYLPWEGYRIAFNGTKGRIEMNIVEQSYVNSGGEKSDEGALKEQSIKVFPMFAAPYEVEVEEGVGGHGGGDPVLLNDLFGTPVEDPFHRAANHIDGARSILTGIAANRSIQTGLAVQIDELVKFHN from the coding sequence ATGGCAAAAAAACGGTATGTATTGGTAGGCAGCGGCGGCAGGGCAGAATTTTTCTACGGTGCTCTTGCAACCGATTTCAGAGAAACGTCGCAGCTGCTCGCTTTTTGTGATATTAACCAAACTCGGATGGACTATGCGAATCGCATATTAGTTGATAAATATAACCATGAGGCTGTAAAAACGTACAAGTCAAATGAATTTGAACAAATGATTGAGCAGGAGAAGCCGGATGCGGTCATCGTTACGAGCATGGATCGGACGCATCATACGTACATTATTCGTGCGCTGGAGCTTGGCTGTGATGTTGTAACCGAGAAGCCCATGACGGTGGATGAGAAAAAATGCCAGCAAATTTTGGATGCGGTTGAACGGACGGGGCGCAATGTGCGTGTAACGTTCAACTATCGGTATGCGCCGCATCATACGAAGGCTAGAGAGCTGATTGCTAATGGTACAATCGGCAAAGTAACCTCCGTTCACTTCGAGTGGCTGCTGAATACGCAGCATGGCGCAGATTATTTCCGCAGATGGCATCGCAACAAGCAGAACAGCGGCGGTTTGCTGGTGCACAAATCGACGCATCACTTTGATCTCGTGAACTTCTGGATCGGCTCGCAGCCGGAGTCGGTATTTGCCTTTGGTGATCTCTTGTTCTATGGTCGCGAAAATGCAGAGCAGCGCGGGGAGACGCAATTTTATGAGCGCGCAACGGGAAATCCACTGGCTGAAAATGATCCATTTGCGCTGCATTTGGACAAAAATGATCATTTGAAAGCGATGTATTTGGACGCGGAGCATGAGGACGGCTACCGCCGCGATCAAAGCGTGTTCGGTGACGGCATTAATATTGAAGATACGATGGGCGTGCTTGTCCGCTACAAAAACAATGCGATCTTAACCTACTCCTTAAACGCATATTTGCCATGGGAAGGCTACCGCATTGCATTTAATGGAACAAAGGGACGCATCGAGATGAATATCGTGGAACAATCGTATGTGAATTCCGGCGGCGAGAAATCCGATGAGGGCGCGCTGAAAGAGCAGTCGATTAAAGTATTTCCAATGTTTGCTGCTCCTTACGAGGTTGAGGTAGAGGAAGGCGTTGGCGGTCATGGCGGCGGCGATCCGGTATTGCTGAACGATCTATTTGGAACGCCTGTAGAGGACCCATTCCATAGGGCGGCGAATCATATTGATGGAGCAAGATCGATTCTAACAGGCATTGCAGCAAACCGTTCAATCCAGACGGGACTCGCAGTACAAATTGATGAGCTTGTGAAATTTCATAATTAG
- a CDS encoding acetylornithine/succinylornithine family transaminase produces the protein MIQMEKSATKALLETAEKSVLFTAHRPSVVMEKGKGMFLWDTDGNRYLDFVGGWAVASLGHSPAVLQEALSRQASTLVHASPGYYNKPMIEFAEMLTSVSGMDKAFFVSSGAEANESAIKLARKHGSVNLNGAYEIITLTNSFHGRSLAMMSATGKAKWKDLYAPKVEGFKHVPINDLDACFAAVTNNTCAIMVELVQGEGGVHSVDEAYLFGLRKICDMYGMLLIFDEIQTGMGRTGKLFAYEHYGIMPDVITLGKGIGAGFPLAAMLTKSKYDLFEPGDQGGTYTGAPLAMAAGNAVLQELLEQNLANNAKVQGQFLEGSLRDLSHEFPIANIRGKGLLLAFDVPENTADELAAICMREGLLINALNSSTIRLVPPLIVTQKDIDLMIFILRRSFRQLLAAK, from the coding sequence ATGATTCAGATGGAAAAGTCAGCAACAAAGGCATTATTAGAAACGGCGGAGAAATCGGTTCTTTTTACGGCGCACCGTCCCAGCGTCGTGATGGAAAAAGGCAAGGGTATGTTTTTGTGGGATACGGATGGAAATCGTTACTTGGATTTTGTCGGCGGCTGGGCGGTTGCAAGCTTGGGGCATTCCCCTGCTGTATTGCAGGAGGCATTGTCACGTCAGGCTTCAACGCTTGTTCATGCAAGCCCCGGTTACTATAATAAACCAATGATTGAATTCGCCGAGATGCTGACCAGCGTCAGCGGTATGGATAAAGCTTTTTTTGTAAGCAGCGGTGCTGAGGCGAATGAAAGTGCAATTAAGCTGGCAAGAAAACATGGCTCTGTTAATTTGAATGGAGCATATGAGATTATTACGTTAACGAACAGCTTCCACGGACGCTCGCTAGCTATGATGTCTGCAACTGGGAAAGCAAAGTGGAAGGATCTATACGCTCCAAAGGTCGAGGGCTTTAAACATGTACCTATTAATGACCTTGATGCTTGCTTTGCTGCGGTTACGAACAACACCTGTGCAATTATGGTCGAGCTCGTGCAAGGGGAAGGCGGCGTTCATTCCGTAGATGAAGCGTATTTGTTCGGATTGCGTAAAATATGCGATATGTACGGCATGCTGTTAATATTTGATGAAATACAGACGGGGATGGGCAGAACAGGCAAGCTGTTCGCTTATGAGCATTACGGTATTATGCCTGATGTCATCACCTTAGGCAAAGGCATTGGTGCTGGCTTTCCGTTAGCGGCAATGCTGACAAAAAGTAAATATGATTTATTTGAGCCGGGAGATCAAGGTGGAACCTACACAGGAGCCCCGCTTGCCATGGCCGCAGGTAATGCCGTGCTTCAGGAACTGCTGGAGCAAAACTTGGCAAACAACGCTAAGGTACAAGGCCAATTTCTAGAAGGCAGCCTTCGTGATCTTTCTCACGAATTTCCGATTGCGAATATTCGCGGCAAAGGACTTCTGCTCGCATTTGACGTACCTGAGAACACCGCTGATGAGCTTGCTGCGATTTGTATGCGTGAGGGACTGCTTATCAATGCACTGAATTCATCTACCATTCGCCTCGTTCCTCCATTAATTGTAACGCAGAAGGATATCGATCTCATGATATTCATCCTGCGCCGCTCTTTCCGTCAACTGCTTGCTGCTAAATAA
- a CDS encoding alpha/beta hydrolase family protein, whose amino-acid sequence MWNGDSYLTKLYDEAIARHQQLRTLQLRNERRPKLKSALRELVGQFEPNPAHIPKVLERVQCDGYVRERVELSATPELTFAAYVLIPIDVQGPQPSVLALHGHGYGSRQIVGLRQDGSQDDENPGSHQHFAVQLVKRGMVVIAPDVIGFGERRLHADLALNPDTPSSCYRLSTQLMMLGKTLTGLRVSEALKAFHYLSTRKEVDADRIGLMGFSGGGLIGFVTAVLEARINATVLTGFASTVKDSIFAVHHCIDNYTPSLLVHAELPELIGLIAPRPLFLESGENDPIFPLAGFRKAEAEIQAIYEADGAGDRLLTDVFPGKHEISGRLAYDWLKQTLSP is encoded by the coding sequence ATGTGGAATGGTGATTCTTATTTAACGAAGCTATATGACGAAGCCATTGCTCGGCATCAACAGCTTCGAACTCTGCAGCTCCGAAATGAACGCAGGCCGAAGCTGAAATCAGCGCTGCGAGAGTTGGTAGGCCAGTTCGAGCCTAATCCCGCACATATACCGAAGGTGCTTGAGCGCGTTCAATGCGATGGATATGTTCGCGAACGCGTGGAGCTGTCGGCTACGCCAGAGCTGACCTTTGCTGCGTATGTGCTTATTCCGATTGATGTGCAGGGGCCGCAGCCGAGTGTGCTGGCACTGCATGGTCATGGTTATGGGAGCAGGCAAATTGTTGGTTTGCGGCAGGATGGATCACAAGATGATGAAAATCCGGGCAGCCATCAGCATTTTGCCGTTCAGCTCGTGAAACGGGGCATGGTCGTGATCGCACCAGACGTCATCGGCTTCGGCGAGCGCAGGCTCCATGCCGATCTTGCGCTTAATCCAGATACGCCAAGCTCGTGCTACCGGCTGTCAACGCAGCTGATGATGCTTGGCAAGACATTGACCGGCCTGCGCGTATCAGAAGCGTTAAAAGCATTTCATTATTTGTCTACGCGCAAAGAGGTGGATGCTGATCGGATTGGCCTCATGGGTTTTTCCGGCGGAGGTTTAATTGGGTTTGTGACGGCTGTGCTGGAAGCGCGCATAAATGCAACGGTATTGACTGGCTTCGCGAGCACAGTTAAAGACAGCATCTTTGCTGTTCATCATTGCATTGATAATTACACGCCAAGTTTACTCGTTCACGCGGAGCTGCCGGAATTGATCGGATTAATTGCTCCGCGTCCATTATTTCTTGAATCTGGAGAAAATGATCCGATTTTTCCGCTGGCAGGCTTTCGGAAGGCGGAAGCAGAGATTCAGGCCATTTATGAGGCGGACGGAGCTGGTGACAGGCTTTTAACGGACGTATTTCCGGGCAAGCATGAAATAAGCGGCCGACTGGCTTACGATTGGTTGAAGCAAACGTTATCGCCTTAA
- a CDS encoding beta-L-arabinofuranosidase domain-containing protein produces the protein MEQIASRDHAKPVSLKQINIQDSFWNYYINLVRDVVVPYQWDAINDQVEGAERSGAVRNFKIAAGLEKGDFYGFVFQDTDVAKWLEAVAYLLETKPDAGLEQIADEMIDIIEKAQQPDGYLNTFYTIKEPGKKWTNLTECHELYTAGHMIEAGVAYYKARGKKKLLDIVCRIADDIAVVFGDGPGQIAGYDGHQEIELALVKLYETTGDRKYLELSSYFIDKRGQQPSFFEAEADRRGRTSHWSNNKIHIEADYFQAHLPVREQEAATGHAVRVVYMLAGMADVARETGDESLLEACRRLWDNIASKQMYITGGIGSMAQDEAFSFDYDLPNDTVYSETCASIGLIFFAHRMLQLEPNSRYADVMERALYNTVIAGMSRDGRHFFYVNPLEVTPDVCEGRNKNFNHVKPVRQEWFGCACCPPNIARLLASLGEYLYSTKGNTIYSHLYIGGEMELSLGDTKIKLHQQSNMPWAGSARFEVTLGEPAVFTLALRIPDWSSNAAILINGEAYSITNQIVDGYARIDREWKSGDVVELALDMPILRVRSHPLVKQNAGKVALQRGPLVYCLEEADNGKQLQQLLLPQDAKLEETFEQSLIGGIQVIKAQALKLQFEDWGTQLYRTNADAALEQTDVTFIPYYAWANRGKGEMAVWVKERI, from the coding sequence ATGGAGCAAATCGCAAGCAGGGACCATGCTAAACCCGTATCACTTAAGCAGATCAATATTCAAGATTCATTTTGGAATTATTATATTAATCTAGTTAGGGATGTTGTTGTACCCTATCAATGGGATGCTATAAATGATCAAGTAGAGGGAGCCGAACGAAGCGGAGCGGTTCGTAATTTTAAAATTGCGGCAGGTTTAGAAAAAGGGGATTTTTACGGCTTCGTATTTCAAGATACCGATGTAGCCAAATGGCTGGAGGCGGTCGCTTATTTGCTTGAGACAAAGCCAGATGCTGGTCTAGAGCAAATTGCTGACGAAATGATCGACATTATTGAAAAGGCGCAGCAGCCTGACGGTTATTTGAATACCTTCTATACGATTAAAGAGCCGGGCAAGAAGTGGACAAACTTGACGGAGTGCCATGAGCTTTATACCGCAGGCCATATGATCGAGGCTGGAGTAGCTTACTATAAAGCAAGAGGCAAGAAGAAGCTGCTTGATATTGTGTGCCGCATTGCAGATGATATTGCTGTCGTGTTTGGTGATGGACCTGGGCAAATTGCAGGCTATGACGGCCATCAAGAGATTGAGCTGGCGCTTGTGAAATTATATGAGACAACGGGTGATCGCAAATATTTGGAGCTAAGCAGCTACTTTATTGATAAGCGCGGCCAGCAGCCCAGCTTCTTCGAAGCAGAGGCTGACCGCAGGGGCAGAACTTCGCATTGGAGCAATAATAAAATTCATATCGAAGCGGATTATTTCCAAGCGCATTTGCCAGTACGTGAACAGGAAGCGGCGACTGGTCATGCGGTACGTGTCGTTTATATGCTTGCGGGTATGGCGGACGTTGCACGCGAAACGGGCGACGAGTCTTTGCTTGAGGCATGCCGCAGATTGTGGGACAACATAGCCTCCAAGCAGATGTACATTACTGGCGGTATTGGATCAATGGCGCAGGACGAAGCTTTTTCATTCGATTACGATCTGCCAAATGATACGGTATATTCAGAAACCTGCGCATCAATCGGCCTCATTTTCTTCGCTCATCGCATGCTTCAGCTCGAGCCTAACAGCCGCTATGCGGATGTCATGGAACGTGCTTTGTACAATACTGTTATTGCAGGCATGTCGCGCGACGGCAGACATTTCTTCTACGTGAATCCGCTGGAGGTAACGCCTGATGTATGTGAAGGAAGAAACAAAAACTTTAACCATGTGAAGCCTGTCCGCCAAGAGTGGTTCGGCTGTGCATGCTGTCCGCCTAATATTGCTCGCTTGCTTGCCTCGCTTGGCGAATATTTGTATTCCACAAAAGGTAATACCATTTATTCGCATTTGTATATCGGCGGGGAAATGGAGCTTTCATTAGGTGATACAAAAATCAAGCTTCATCAGCAATCAAATATGCCTTGGGCAGGCTCAGCACGCTTTGAGGTGACACTCGGCGAGCCGGCAGTATTCACTTTGGCGCTGCGTATACCAGACTGGTCTTCCAATGCAGCGATACTCATAAACGGAGAAGCCTATTCCATTACGAATCAAATCGTGGACGGCTATGCGCGAATTGATCGGGAGTGGAAGTCCGGCGACGTTGTGGAGCTTGCACTCGATATGCCTATATTACGAGTAAGAAGCCATCCGCTAGTGAAGCAAAATGCTGGAAAGGTAGCGCTGCAGCGCGGGCCGCTCGTCTATTGCCTAGAGGAAGCGGACAACGGGAAGCAGCTTCAGCAGCTGCTTCTGCCGCAGGATGCCAAGCTAGAGGAAACGTTTGAACAAAGTCTGATTGGCGGCATCCAAGTGATTAAGGCGCAGGCGCTGAAGCTTCAATTCGAGGATTGGGGCACTCAGCTTTACCGCACCAACGCAGATGCAGCTCTTGAGCAGACGGATGTTACGTTTATTCCCTATTACGCATGGGCGAATCGCGGCAAAGGCGAGATGGCGGTATGGGTGAAGGAACGTATATAG
- a CDS encoding histidine kinase, whose translation MFGSLRYQTSIFLTLSIFLFSVITIVNVIHYFRNESLIENDMAQNKQQTTIKLQEQVDDMLEEMDKLSISVNASDSILGVLKGIASNSEENYFTAHPEISAEVRNTLLSFTSLQPLKGRISIVSRFGDYLGLSNKMDNVKADKFQVRAMPMFREYLNMDDYKRFLPPHPDPWSESGDKVVSIVRPLRDNYNVYGYVEVSYSVKELENLFFFRNDLSFGNVLILGPDRSELFSSLSPDIAGNIEENDRLKMLLDEEFGHFQMQFSGTNEMLFYSKLTEVDWTVLLIEDVSVYRRPIAYLRHSSVTIFLAVMAVLLLALYLYTSRVTRPLSRLKDSLANVDLAKLELLPSKLRTRNEITLLGLAFQGLLDELKRTMRQEEVAKQREMVAQMNALQAQVNPHFLHNTLTVIAANGRSSGNPKVVEMCIALSDMLRYTMKFDRKDSTVGAEMEHVEQYLTLMRSKYEGFLEIEMNIDQAIGPVSIPRLSLQPLVENAFQHGFAGIEPPWKLAVSGTVGESTWTVSIADNGIGLSPELLERVRQQIGRLRDDPGAETDRLAEVAEADGGLSIREGNGIGLANVVARLHLFYGEAVEVRVDQSPAGGTVFTITGRR comes from the coding sequence ATGTTCGGATCGTTAAGATATCAGACTAGTATATTTTTGACATTGTCCATCTTCCTGTTCTCCGTGATTACGATCGTTAACGTCATTCATTATTTCCGTAATGAATCGTTGATCGAAAACGATATGGCGCAAAACAAGCAGCAGACGACGATCAAGCTTCAGGAGCAAGTCGACGACATGCTGGAGGAAATGGACAAGCTTTCAATCTCCGTCAATGCATCAGACTCGATTTTGGGTGTGCTGAAGGGGATCGCGTCCAATTCCGAGGAGAACTACTTCACCGCACACCCGGAAATTAGTGCGGAAGTGCGCAATACACTGCTATCCTTCACGTCGCTGCAGCCGCTCAAAGGACGAATTAGCATCGTCAGTCGCTTCGGCGATTATTTGGGATTAAGCAATAAGATGGACAATGTGAAAGCCGACAAATTCCAAGTTCGCGCCATGCCTATGTTTCGAGAATACTTGAACATGGACGATTATAAACGGTTTTTACCGCCCCATCCTGATCCATGGTCCGAATCGGGAGATAAGGTCGTCTCGATCGTACGTCCGCTTAGGGATAACTACAATGTGTACGGATACGTGGAGGTCAGCTATTCGGTAAAAGAGCTGGAAAACCTCTTTTTCTTCCGCAACGACCTGTCCTTCGGCAACGTGCTTATTCTCGGTCCCGACCGCAGCGAATTGTTCAGCAGCTTAAGTCCGGACATTGCCGGCAATATTGAGGAGAACGACCGCTTGAAGATGCTGCTGGATGAAGAATTCGGGCATTTTCAGATGCAGTTTTCCGGGACAAACGAGATGTTGTTTTATTCGAAGCTGACGGAGGTGGATTGGACTGTGCTGCTGATCGAGGACGTATCCGTTTACCGCAGGCCTATCGCGTATTTGCGCCATAGTTCCGTTACGATTTTTTTGGCGGTGATGGCCGTATTGTTGCTGGCGCTCTATCTCTATACCAGCCGCGTGACAAGACCGCTAAGTAGACTGAAGGATTCTCTGGCTAATGTCGATCTTGCGAAGCTGGAGCTGCTCCCCTCAAAGCTGAGAACCCGCAACGAAATTACACTGCTCGGCTTGGCGTTTCAGGGCTTGCTCGACGAGCTGAAGCGGACGATGCGCCAAGAGGAGGTGGCCAAGCAACGAGAGATGGTCGCGCAGATGAACGCGCTGCAAGCGCAGGTCAACCCTCACTTCCTCCATAATACGCTGACGGTAATCGCGGCCAATGGCAGAAGCTCGGGCAATCCGAAGGTGGTGGAAATGTGCATTGCGCTTTCGGATATGCTTCGCTACACGATGAAGTTCGACCGAAAGGATTCCACCGTCGGGGCGGAGATGGAACATGTGGAGCAATATTTAACGTTGATGCGGAGCAAGTACGAAGGATTTCTGGAGATCGAAATGAACATCGATCAGGCGATCGGTCCCGTTTCCATTCCGCGATTATCTTTGCAGCCTCTCGTCGAAAACGCATTCCAGCACGGATTCGCGGGAATCGAACCGCCATGGAAGCTTGCCGTGTCGGGTACGGTCGGCGAAAGCACGTGGACCGTCTCTATCGCCGATAATGGAATCGGCTTGTCGCCGGAGCTGCTGGAGAGAGTACGACAGCAAATCGGGCGACTCCGAGACGACCCCGGAGCGGAAACGGATCGTCTTGCTGAAGTGGCAGAAGCGGATGGCGGCTTGTCGATACGCGAGGGCAATGGCATCGGCCTGGCGAATGTGGTTGCCCGACTACACTTATTTTATGGCGAGGCCGTCGAGGTTCGGGTGGATCAATCTCCGGCCGGCGGCACGGTATTTACGATAACGGGGAGGCGATAA
- a CDS encoding SDR family NAD(P)-dependent oxidoreductase: MIVLKKTAFVTGADRGVGLALVKCLLELEYDVFAGQYADYVPQLDELKEAHADRLQVLQLDISSDESVARAFAATAARTDQLDLLINNGAILGDITATVLDPLHYAEMLDVFNVNTIGSLRMSQTFMPLLLKGESKFLLNISSEAGSISDCYRDSWYAYCMSKAALNMQSKLIHNGIKQLGGRVLVVHPGWVQTYMQGKLDAAATLTPEQSASSILKLVEARISLDAAAADCEYVDYAGNVLNW; encoded by the coding sequence GTGATTGTATTGAAGAAAACAGCCTTCGTAACCGGAGCAGATCGAGGAGTAGGCTTGGCCCTCGTGAAATGCTTGCTTGAGCTGGAATATGACGTTTTTGCTGGACAATATGCGGACTATGTACCGCAGCTTGATGAGTTAAAAGAAGCACATGCAGATCGGCTGCAGGTGCTGCAGCTGGACATATCAAGTGATGAGAGTGTGGCGAGGGCGTTCGCGGCAACAGCTGCAAGGACGGATCAGCTGGACCTATTAATCAATAACGGAGCGATATTGGGAGATATTACAGCAACGGTGCTGGATCCGCTTCATTACGCGGAGATGCTTGATGTTTTTAATGTGAATACTATAGGCAGCTTGCGGATGAGTCAGACCTTTATGCCGCTCCTGCTCAAGGGAGAATCAAAGTTTCTGCTCAATATTTCGTCGGAGGCGGGCAGCATAAGTGATTGCTACCGGGACAGCTGGTATGCGTATTGTATGTCAAAGGCAGCGCTGAACATGCAATCCAAGCTGATCCATAATGGCATTAAGCAGCTGGGAGGCCGTGTACTGGTTGTGCACCCAGGTTGGGTGCAGACGTATATGCAGGGCAAGTTAGATGCTGCAGCAACGCTTACGCCTGAGCAATCGGCGTCCTCTATTCTAAAGCTAGTTGAAGCCCGCATAAGCTTGGATGCTGCGGCAGCAGATTGTGAATACGTGGATTATGCAGGCAATGTGCTGAATTGGTAG